In one Plasmodium reichenowi strain SY57 chromosome 7, whole genome shotgun sequence genomic region, the following are encoded:
- a CDS encoding DEAD/DEAH box ATP-dependent RNA helicase, putative translates to MNKHDQNKKKNKQHTDDIVMGRKSKGFIKNKKNIGKPGNQKKRNNNFNNIWKKKKKSENWEKDQVDILGLLKGDSDNVNDDDDINNNINNDYNNNNNINDDYINNNINNDSYNNNNINDDDGDNFDEKKDSNNNCSCKDKRNVPSKKEHDILELNNININETRKKMINYKNIFDGKFCDLKYILSESLINTLEKNEFIKMTSIQKMSIPLFFKPNDIFLKSMTGSGKTLCYAIPAIEKILNMKDKIKITRDMGIFVLVLSPTRELAIQINNLFCILTKPYPYIVASCITGGEKKKSEKNRLKKGISILTCTPGRLLDHLENTKSLKLTFLKMLVLDEADKIIYLGTQDKIKLIYDMIRKIKQEEFSKVHKKKKKEENAVLDHINDTNMSDTNMKNISNDHSNDYEQFILDKFQMIFISATLNHAMKTLANYCLTNNTMWIEKEKKNGLNGGNKNDETKKKSNNMFACMNRENPPLNSHNNDDDNNDDNNDDDNNDDNNDDNNDDNNDDDNNDDKNDDDNNNTYELPEQLKQYCILIDMKQKFICLIYMLLDCIEKKKKPVVFLSNHHSVEYLQVLLKNIYWPTDVNKKNIEVNKKLNEKITPVLEREDEKLLRKHLEQNILNNNYYNNNYNVGNISYKNINLEEIQNEDELNDEPGNLYNINADKHKRIYLFNNVNIYILHGNLSKEDRLGNFMDFSKTNNSILLCTDIISRGIHFDSLSVVIQYDPPQILEEYIHKVGRTARLNKQGSAYLFLLKSQKQFLNILKNKNIQLKIILGNTIINHFKKFCIPNFLKSVGKDILNFLHNHMQTIVKSNNTLMEKGTSAFLCTITSFYSTSKNLRSIFNAKDIHLGHLAYTFLLEKTPKQISKYKKEQNYINIKKQTVLSKKEKRLLKSKQFQKKQKRK, encoded by the coding sequence ATGAATAAGCAtgatcaaaataaaaaaaaaaacaaacaacATACTGATGACATTGTCATGGGTAGAAAATCCAAGGgatttattaaaaacaagaaaaatattGGAAAACCAGgaaaccaaaaaaaaagaaataataactttaataatatatggaagaaaaaaaagaaaagtgAAAATTGGGAAAAAGATCAAGTTGACATACTAGGATTATTAAAAGGTGATAGTGACAATGTgaatgatgatgatgatattaataataatattaacaatgattataataataataataatattaacgatgattatattaataataatattaacaatgattcttataataataataatattaatgatgatgatggTGACAATTTTGATGAGAAAAAAGATTCGAATAATAATTGTTCTTGTAAGGATAAAAGAAATGTACCAtcaaaaaaagaacatgATATTTtagaattaaataatataaatattaatgagacaagaaaaaaaatgataaattataaaaatatttttgatgGAAAATTTTGtgatttaaaatatattttaagtgaaagtttaataaatacattagaaaaaaatgaatttataaaaatgacaagtatacaaaaaatgagtattcctttattttttaaaccgaatgatatttttttaaaatcgATGACAGGTTCTGGTAAAACCTTATGTTATGCTATACCAGCAATAGAAAAGatattaaatatgaaagATAAGATAAAAATTACTAGAGATATGGGTATCTTCGTTTTGGTTTTATCTCCTACAAGAGAATTAGctatacaaataaataatttattctGTATTTTAACGAAACCATATCCATATATAGTAGCATCTTGTATAACAGGtggagaaaaaaaaaagtcTGAAAAAAATCGATTGAAAAAAGGGATATCTATATTGACATGTACACCTGGGAGATTATTGGATCATTTGGAAAATACAAAATCGTTAAAActtacatttttaaaaatgcTAGTATTAGATGAAGCcgataaaataatatatttggGGACACAGGACAAGATAAAACTTATATATGACAtgataagaaaaattaagCAAGAGGAGTTTTCGAAAGttcacaaaaaaaaaaaaaaagaagagaATGCGGTTCTTGATCACATAAATGATACAAATATGAGTGATACTAATATGAAGAATATTAGTAATGATCACTCGAACGATTATGAACAATTTATTTTAGATAAATTCCAAATGATCTTTATCTCGGCAACTCTAAATCATGCAATGAAAACATTAGCTAATTATTGTCTAACTAATAATACTATGTGGatagaaaaagaaaaaaaaaatggcCTTAATGgaggaaataaaaatgatgaaacgaaaaaaaaatcgAATAATATGTTCGCATGTATGAATCGAGAGAACCCCCCCCTCAACAGccataataatgatgatgataataatgatgataataatgatgatgataataatgatgataataatgatgataataatgatgataataatgatgatgataataatgatgataagaatgatgatgataataataacacaTATGAACTACCGGAACAACTAAAACAATACTGTATACTTATAGATATGAaacaaaaatttatatgtttaatataCATGCTTTTAGATTGtatagaaaagaaaaagaagcCAGTGGTGTTTTTATCAAACCATCATAGTGTCGAATATTTACAagtattattaaaaaatatttattggCCAACAgatgtaaataaaaaaaatatcgaagtaaataaaaaattaaatgaaaagatAACTCCAGTATTAGAAAGAGAAGATGAGAAATTATTAAGAAAACATTtagaacaaaatatattaaataataattattataataataattataatgttggaaatatttcttacaaaaatataaatttagAAGAAATACAAAATGAGGATGAACTAAATGATGAACCAGGgaatttatataacatcAATGCTGATAAACATAAAagaatttatttatttaacaatgtaaatatatatatattacatgGAAATTTATCTAAAGAAGATCGTTTAGGAAATTTTATGGACTTTTCAAAAACGAACaattctatattattatgtacaGATATTATATCCAGAGGTATTCATTTTGATTCTTTAAGTGTAGTTATTCAATATGATCCACCACAAATCTTAGaagaatatatacataaagTTGGAAGAACAGCTAGATTAAATAAACAAGGTTCAGCTTATTTATTCCTACTAAAGTCACAAAAACagtttttaaatatattaaaaaataaaaatatacaattaaaaattatctTAGGAAATACAATAATTAACCatttcaaaaaattttGTATTCCCAATTTTCTAAAATCTGTAGGAAAAGATATTTTAAACTTTCTACACAATCACATGCAAACAATAGTTAAATCAAATAATACTCTTATGGAAAAAGGAACTAGCGCATTCTTATGTACTATTACTTCTTTTTATTCAACCAGCAAAAATTTAAGATCTATTTTTAATGCAAAAGATATACACCTAGGTCACTTGGCCTACACATTTCTATTAGAAAAAACTCCAAAGCAAATTTccaaatataaaaaagaacaaaattatattaacattAAAAAACAGACTGTTCTTAGTAAGAAGGAAAAGAGATTGTTAAAGTCTAAGCAATTCCAGAAAAAGCAAAAGaggaaataa